The genomic DNA GACTTTGGACTTGTTCGTCTCGCCCCTGAAGGGAAAGGATCGATTGAAACCAGAATTGCTGGAACATTTGGTTACTTGGCACCTGAATATGCAGGTTAGTTGGCTTACAGGTTGTTTTTTATGATAATATATAGGTTACTTTACTTTCTTGATGCTGATTGTAATCTTGTTTGTTGCAGTAACGGGACGTGTGACTACGAAGGTAGATGTGTACAGCTTCGGGGTAATTCTAATGGAACTCATAACAGGTAGAAAGTCTCTAGACGAATCGCAACCAGAAGAGAGCATTCACTTGGTGTCCTGGTTCAAACGGATGTACATCAATAAAGAATCATCATTCAAGAAAGCGATCGACCAAACAATAGACCTTGACGAAGAAACCCTAGCCAGCGTTCATACTGTTGCTGAACTAGCAGGCCATTGCTGCGCCCGTGAGCCTTACCAGAGACCAGACATGGGACACGCAGTCAACATTCTGTCCTCACTCGTCGAGCTATGGAAACCGTCAGATCAGAATCCAGAAGACATATACGGTATCGATCTCGACATGTCTTTGCCTCAGGCACTTAAGAAATGGCAAGCTTATGAAGGAAGAAGCGATCTCGAATCTTCGACTTCATCGCTTTTACCTAGCTTGGACAACACGCAGATGAGTATTCCCACTAGACCTTACGGATTCGCTGAGTCTTTCACTTCAGTAGATGGACGATGATGAATGAGTGATTTCCTCAAACccaagatttgttttgtttttcttctgtaTATTTGTGTTTCCTCCTCTCACAAttctttcatgtttcttgttttcaAGTAACATTTAGGGCTTAATTTGGtttcttaatattatttgttgttggtgtttttgttttcttgatttagaAAAGGTGACGTGTGTACTTTTAAAGTCTTAATTATTAAGTTTGAGGAAAATGGTAATGACAGTGAGGTAGAGAGGTTGGCATTGGATCCATCTTCACATGGCTGTCTCTTTTGTTTGGATCTTCGTTTTTTTTAGTATCTCTATAAGTTGACGTCTACTTGACCTCCACCAAAATGTATTTGgtgaatttagtttttttttacatacacTTAAATTGCAGTAAATAATGTATTTCAACAAGTTAAATTAGTATATGTTGACACAAATTCAACACTTTTTAGCcatttatatcatatatgtagAGTGTTGATCCAGATTgcggttcggttttttcggcTCTTcggatttttggtttataaacaTTGTAATAGTATaccaaataatataaccaaatttTAACTAACTAAATATGCCtatagtttataaataaatttaggtTTCAGATTGtatcaaatattcaaatattcaaaCATTCAAACGTATCATCTGGTTTTGAGATGAAATATAATATGGTTGAAAATGACAGAAAGACAAAAGTGTGTTTGGTTATCATTAAGACAAAGGTTTGGTAAACAGTTCAACCACATccaacaaataaacaaagtttTGGTCAGGACTACAATAATTCTAATCATATTTTAAGgattacattttttgttttgttagcaATTACTGATTATAAAACAACAGAGCTGGAGATctaacataatcatatatatatcgttACTCTTATCATCAAATAAAAGTTGTACATAATTACAATTCAATACAGCACATAGAAAAGAGagataatgatattttttccCCACGTTTGTACTTATGTGTCTCATAAGCAAAAGAGAAAcacataacatatatttttgtctatATACAATGAAATTTAGATTTTGAGCAAAGTTATATATTAAGCTGAAAATTGGACAGGACtgagttttattaaattttttttcctttttcatataACGCGTTTAGTACTATGGcccaaaagagaaagaaaaagataatttaaaaGATGGATATAATGTACACACTTTACACTACTACTAAACAGAACATTTAGAAGTGTTAACCACAAGTACTGTATGTTACAAGAAAGTATAATTCttttaactaaacaaacaaacatttatgTTCACTTTGcaattaagttttaattttttaataaacataaaataaattttaggaGCAAATATTTATTCAGGTACATGCTGTAATTAATCTTGAAAAACTAAATTTTCCAACATTAGAATACGAATATATGATTGAATTAGctgattttaaaacttaaaacattcGATTACAGATtggtttcttctactttttccatcatagatttttttttcttgtaaatttatttatataaaattgtgCAAACACTTAttcttttttcaacttttttttttcaatctctcCTTTTTCAAACTGTTGACCATTCACTTCGTAGTGGATGATTTTTAGTTAGGTGAATCTTGCAAATAGCCTCAGTTATGGGTTAAGATTAGACCACAAGAGACTCCAAAAGAGAAGACTAGAGAATGTAAAGAATTGAAAACACTAAAGGACTCCACAAAATTGAAGCCCAACTCACTAACAATTATGCCCACTCCTCACAAAGTCACAGTCAAAACGTGATCTCTCACTAATATTGTCGAGGGCGTGAAGAAGAACAACGAAATGAACATATAGCTACATCTCAAATCTTTTTGAATAACAAATATGGCTATCTAGCCTTCTGTTGAAGGACAACAAGCTCTTGTTTATGAGACATCACAGAACGTTGCGaaacaaataatatgaaattctcttgaatcttatttttacttttttttttctgaaatcatGAATCAATATTGTGTCACACTCCAACATTTCCTTCCAAGTCAAATGCTCATCTGTTTTTTCAATAAACAGAGAAAAACCCTTCTAAAACAATCTCCATATGAAATATAGAAAACTCTCTCATTGACTAATTTCCCTTAGAAAAAGATAGACATTCAAATCCTTAAATTGAGTTTACACAACCATAAATGTAAGAagtttaaaatacaaaagtaGTAAAGGACTCAAATTATGATTTGAAGAAACAATTGAAgatcctttaacaaaaaaaaagaaaaaaaaattgtttgaacaAATAATCTCTAGTATCAATAAAACaaagacttaaaagaaaaaatttatttatttcgcATCTAATAACAAAGTTTGACGAGGAACTTATTTTTGCTCCAattcatcaaataaaagaatcctcatcatcttctttttttttcctttactaaGACTGTaaataattcatcaaaaattaaaaattttaggtTGACAATCGAAAGATTTTGGTATTATATATGTCGTCGTCTCGTAAGAAAATATCATATCGCTAGCCACCATGcacaatcaaaatgaaaatattcacTTACACTGATGTAAATGTAATAGTTAAAAATGAAGCAGTTTGGCTGTTTGGGTTATATGGTTTGGTTAAGATGATGTTGGTCTTGGTCGTCGACGTCGTCGAACACATACTTAGCTGGAAAGTACAAGATCGGGTTTATGAGTTGGAGATAGGTGTTGCCGTGTTCcttactattattatatttctctttttaaaaaagaagatattatgTAGTGGGAAGGATATGGACAGACTGATATAATCTCAAGCTATAGAGAGAATAATCAAAAACAGGTAAGAACGTAAACGTAATGAACAAATGCGCATGGTAGTATTTTCATGCACCGACTATTGACCACTGACTTGGTCAATCTCTAGAACTAGCCGATTTCACattatttcttcatttttaaaatattattctaaGACGGACAAAAATACTCTATTCtagttcaccaaaaaaaaaaaccctattcTATGGATTCTCACAAACctctataaagaaaaaactctcaacttataaaaattgtatattaaaattacaGAACGGCAAATTGATGGCAATGATGCAATATTCGGAAGAATAACCCGCTTTTTCTAATTTGGTGGATGATTTCAGTTTACTCCGATCTTAGCAATTCTGCATACGGCTAATGTAGGGCATATTGTCTTCCCTGTTCTTTGCGTTCTCTAGTTTCAGAAACAgtatttgtaaactctttctctTCGGTTTGAGTAATCAATTTTGGAATTATCTTCTAATATAATGTAtggtagacaaaaaaaaattacggaGTCGGATTTAACTTGCAATAAGATATTAATGTATATCTACGGAAAATgtatatcaaatttataagtaaaaaatCGTAAGtgaaagttatatataatttaaaaattttaaaatttgagaagTTATAACtgaaagttatatatatatatatatattacgggTTAAGTTAGATTTTATTAGACTGATTTACAATTTTTGTAAGTTAAAGatatttgaaagttttttttgttattgacaACGTCCTAATAATTTTAAGATTTAGTGTTAAAAATACTGTATTTTATGGATTTTCACAAGTCACTCCAAAAAAACCCAACCAAGGTTTAAGCAatttttctcatcttcatcttttctATATTAGTTTGTCACTTGTCATGTCAttaaattttttcaaacattCAACGGTCAATTTTTCCGATTCTTTAACAGCTAGCGAATAATATTGACATAAACCATCTCCATTATTCAAATTTCGTTTTTCCCGTgatgtgtttattttttttcatttacctAAAACTTAACTTTCACCCAACTCGCGTTCCAGAAGCGTATGATAGTGactgatttaaatatataacatttattaTCCCTAAGTTTTTATGCATTCATACATacgtaaatatataaatgtctGTCATCTCTCAACTTGTTTATTCATTACCAAAAGAGAACAGTCAAAGAATGGGACTTTCATTGAGAGTGAGACGTCGTGGAGGCAACAAGAAGGAGATCATTCCGGTGACTAGTTGTTCGGAAGAAACTGAAATAACGATTCCGTCGCAGTTTCTATGTCCGATTTCATACGAGCTAATGAAAGATCCGGTGATAATTGCTTCCGGGATCACTTACGACCGCGAAAACATCGAGAAATGGATCGAGTCCGGGTACCAAACTTGTCCCGTTACTAACACGGTTTTGTCAAGTTTGGAGCAGATTCCGAATCATACTATTCGGAGGATGATTCAAGGTTGGTGCGGGTCGTCACTAGGCGGCGGGATTGAGAGAATCCCTACGCCACGTGTACCCGTGACGAGTCATCAAGTCACCGAGATTTGTGGGAAGTTACTCGCTGCGACGCGGCGTGGAGATCACGCCGTTTGTAGCGAGATGGTTGGGAAGTTGAAAAGATTGGGAAAAGAGAGCGAGAGGAACCGTAAATGCGTTAAGGAAAACGGCGCCGGATTAGTCCTTTGCGTTTGTTTCGACGCGTTTTCTAAAAACGCGAAAGCGTCACAATTATTGGAGGAGACTGTGTCTGTGCTGACGTGGATGTTTCCCATTGGTTCAGAAGGTCAATCCAAACTCACCTCTACGTCGTCGTTTACTAGGTTGGTGGAGCTTTTGAGAAATGGCGATCAAAACGCCGCGTTTTTAGTAAAGGAGCTTCTTGAGCTTAACGTAGCTCACGTTCACGCGTTaacaaagatcaatggtgtcGAAGAAGCGTTCTTGAAATTGATTAATCGCGATACTATATGCGTCAACTCGTTAGTTTCGATCCACCACATGATCTTGGCAAATCAAGAAACAATATCAAGATTTCTTGAATTGGATCTTGTGAATATAACAGTGGAGATGCTAGTTGATTCAGAAAACAGCGTTTGTGAAAAAGCGTTAATGGTTTTAAACGCGATTTGCGAAACTAacgaaggaagagagaaagtgagaagaAACGAGCTGGTGATACCAGTTTTGGTAAAGAAGATATTGAAGATCActgagaagaagagtttggtttCTGTGATGTGGAAGATTTGTAAAAGTGGAGATGGGTCTGAGGTTGAACAAGCTTTAAGATTAGGTGCGTTCAAGAAGCTTGTTGTGATGCTACAAGTTGGATGTGGTgaaggaacgaaggagaaggtgACTGagttgttgaagatgatgaataaaGTTATGAAGATGAATGGTTTTGTTGATCgttctgattcttcttcaatTGAGTTCAAGCATGTTAAGAAGCCATTTTGATACATTAACTATACATACATTTGTATATAGAGAGGAAACACAAATTTTTTGTGCAACTcttatttcctctgttttctaaaCCCTCTCTTTCTAGCAGCGTCTTTAACCAACTTGTAAACCACAAAGCCAAAACTCATTTACAACCTAACAACACAAGTGTCatatacaattttgtttctctcatttaccaaaaaaattgagtaaTCTACAAAGTTTGGTCCAAAGATGGATTTACAAGAGATAGTTTTCTTCAGGGAAAATCAAACCAAGACAACTCTGATCCCCATTGAAGTCATCTGCAGATTCTATCAGAAACATATTCTCTGAACTCGGAAACTCATATTTGGGCTGCAACACTTTCCTCTGTTGCTCTGCAAACTCTTCACAGCAGTTCGAACACACAAAAAGTGGAGGCAAAGTATCTGAATCATCAATCCCACAGCATCTTGTATGTTGCCATACCTCACAAACATCACAAGATATCATcctctcaccatcatcatctctaGCCTTGCAAATACATCTCACCATCCATGTATCACATCCACCTTGACACTTGAGTTTCGATTCCAAGTCAATCCCATAACCCCTCACTGTTAAAGCAGAACAAGACTCGGTCAAACTCATGTCTTCTGTAACTTCTTCAATCTCACTCACCACAAAGTTTGCTAAGATGCAGTAAGTATCTCTGAAAGTCTCTTCAATGGCTTGCTTTAGATCAAAGACTGTAGCTTGTAATGGAACTGTGACCAATTCACCAGGAGGAAGCTCTGTCATCTGTTCTGATCTCAAA from Camelina sativa cultivar DH55 chromosome 7, Cs, whole genome shotgun sequence includes the following:
- the LOC104701210 gene encoding U-box domain-containing protein 20-like; the encoded protein is MSVISQLVYSLPKENSQRMGLSLRVRRRGGNKKEIIPVTSCSEETEITIPSQFLCPISYELMKDPVIIASGITYDRENIEKWIESGYQTCPVTNTVLSSLEQIPNHTIRRMIQGWCGSSLGGGIERIPTPRVPVTSHQVTEICGKLLAATRRGDHAVCSEMVGKLKRLGKESERNRKCVKENGAGLVLCVCFDAFSKNAKASQLLEETVSVLTWMFPIGSEGQSKLTSTSSFTRLVELLRNGDQNAAFLVKELLELNVAHVHALTKINGVEEAFLKLINRDTICVNSLVSIHHMILANQETISRFLELDLVNITVEMLVDSENSVCEKALMVLNAICETNEGREKVRRNELVIPVLVKKILKITEKKSLVSVMWKICKSGDGSEVEQALRLGAFKKLVVMLQVGCGEGTKEKVTELLKMMNKVMKMNGFVDRSDSSSIEFKHVKKPF